One genomic window of Lepeophtheirus salmonis chromosome 5, UVic_Lsal_1.4, whole genome shotgun sequence includes the following:
- the LOC121117787 gene encoding uncharacterized protein, whose product MNSRNSVKRYKLVVVGDGACGKTSLLTVFKTGIFPKSEYVPTVFESDIAYMNVDNVDIELSLWDTAGQEFYDRLRILTYPADVIIICFAIDRPETLANVRKRWIPEVRQHCKGVPILLVGNKIDLRDDRMVLSNLRKVQKAPVLFAETRSMAYSINATAFHECSAKLLDGVNELFFNGSKSCN is encoded by the exons ATGAATTCAAGAAATTCTGTTAAACGCTATAAACTGGTGGTGGTCGGTGATGGAGCTTGTGGAAAAACGAGTTTGCTAACTGTCTTTAAAACAGGGATATTTCCAAAAAGTGAATACGTTCCGACTGTTTTTGAATCTGATATTGCTTACATGAATGTTGATAACGTTGACATAGAGTTGTCTTTATGGGATACTGCAG GTCAAGAATTTTATGATCGACTTCGTATATTAACATATCCTGCTGATGTAATCATCATTTGTTTTGCAATTGATCGTCCAG agACTTTAGCTAATGTACGGAAACGATGGATACCAGAGGTGAGACAGCATTGCAAAGGAGTACCCATACTTCTGGTGGGAAATAAGATTGATCTCAGGGATGATCGCATGGTTTTATCTAATTTGAGAAAAGTTCAAAAAGCTCCAGTATTATTTGCTGAGACTAGATCAATGGCTTATAGCATCAACGCAACAGCATTTCATGAGTGTTCAGCAAAACTATTGGATGGTgtgaatgaacttttttttaatggcagCAAAAGCTGCAATTAG
- the Fbw5 gene encoding F-box/WD repeat-containing protein 5: protein MSFKSFESQKDSFNEQDESLPYFGTWKNLPHINLLAIFAHLEVRELLSCSHVCRRWNDISKNNTLWKRLFLNDFHYKRGRMKTTSNYIHNSNQDWKRRYLKNIYTVPRISVEVLKVHDDEVLHVSFSNDSLYFVTCSKDCKAIIWRTKDLEIDEIHNMSKYGWMFTWASKFSPSDKRLLISGVVDEIGGEIVVMERSKEYPHNFQKLCRVMNDPYDVVGCWWSDRYFISGTIKSSSNDQFQASIWLCEPRGSDTIYNESIDEEMSHNESLISINLYKYCLFKYKSLYISYLRNLLCVCLSQMKNVISSVPIESEGAINESIDPNVLKLFKNESDEYVLVFMCSDLTSIPHKIGFYKLTPDRFSFTPVITSPDAAVELNGHTVGLNLSKDGRYLYVSLRSWPENSLVSAFELPAISSEIETKVIDMKTLTLVEDLTFFGHKAFTPSHQAYYLYLDTSESFITSGSENSKGIIWERSSGIKLSELKHDACVNSVAFYPNDEERCISISDDGTIKVWESLNRYKSSSNYDELKMKELYTQAIHHKF, encoded by the exons ATGTCTTTCAAGAGTTTCGAAAGTCAAAAGGATTCATTTAATGAACAAG ATGAAAGCCTTCCGTATTTCGGGACATGGAAAAATCTTCCTCATATTAATCTTCTCGCAATATTTGCTCACCTGGAAGTAAGAGAACTGCTAAGTTGTAGTCATGTTTGTAGAAGGTGGAACGATATTTCTAAGAACAATACTCTTTGGAAAAGGCTTTTCCTTAATGATTTTCACTATAAGCGAGGACGAATGAAAACCACATCAAATTACATCCATAATTCAAATCAAGATTGGAAAAGAAGATACTTAAAGAATATATACACAGTACCTCGAATTAGTGTTGAGGTTCTAAAAGTTCACGATGATGAAGTTTTACACGTTTCATTCTCTAATGATAGTCTTTACTTTGTCACTTGCTCCAag GATTGTAAGGCAATAATATGGCGAACAAAGGATTTGGAAATTGATGAAATACATAATATGAGTAAGTATGGTTGGATGTTTACTTGGGCAAGTAAGTTTTCACCTTCAGATAAACGTCTTTTAATATCTGGGGTAGTCGATGAAATTGGAGGAGAAATTGTCGTTATGGAACGGTCTAAAGAATATCCTCACAATTTTCAAAAGCTTTGCAGGGTCATGAATGATCCTTATGATGTAGTGGGCTGTTGGTGGTCAGATAGGTACTTTATCTCTGGTACTATTAAATCTAGTTCCAACGACCAGTTTCAGGCGTCGATATGGTTGTGTGAACCCCGAGGCAGCGATACAATCTACAATGAGAGTATTGACGAGGAAATGAGTCATAATGAGTCACTaatatcaatcaatttatataaatattgtctttttaaatataaaagcttgtatatttcatatttaagaaatttgCTTTGTGTTTGCCTCAGTCAAATGAAAAATGTCATTTCATCCGTACCAATAGAAAGTGAAGGAGCTATAAATGAATCCATTGATCCCAATGTCTTGAAGTTGTTCAAAAATGAATCTGATGAATATGTTTTAGTTTTTATGTGTTCAGATCTAACTTCTATTCCTCATAAAAttggattttataaattgacaCCGGATCGTTTTTCCTTTACTCCTGTTATAACTTCTCCAGATGCTGCTGTGGAGCTTAACGGTCATACTGTTggattaaatttatcaaaagatgGACGCTATTTGTACGTTAGTCTTAGATCCTGGCCAGAAAATTCCTTGGTTTCAGCTTTTGAGCTACCGGCTATTTCTTCTGAAATAGAAACAAAG GTAATTGATATGAAAACCCTTACATTGGTCGaggatttaacattttttggacaTAAAGCATTCACACCCTCTCATCAAGCATATTATCTCTATTTGGATACATCTGAGAGTTTTATAACGAGTGGATCGGAAAATTCAAAAGGGATAATTTGGGAGCGAAGTTCTGGTATAAAGTTATCAGAGCTTAAACATGACGCTTGTGTCAATTCTGTTGCCTTTTACCCCAATGATGAAGAACGTTGCATATCAATATCAGACGACGGAACCATTAAGGTTTGGGAGTCTTTAAATCGATACAAAAGTTCATCAAATTatgatgaattaaaaatgaaagaattatacACTCAGGCAATACACCATAAATTCTAG